The Spirosoma oryzicola region TGATGCAGCAAGGTTCGCTGACCATCGCCCCGGTTGAAGTTCGGATCGTCGGCAACGACCTCAACGAGCTAAAACGGCTTGGCGCACAGGTGCAGGCCATCGTTCGCCGTGCGCCGGGTAGTTCGCTCGTGCGCACGGATTTCAAAGAAGACTACTACGGTGTCGGCATCAACCTGAAAGACGAAGCCAACCGGCTAGGCTTCACCACAACGGGCGTTGCTACAAGCATTTATACCGGCTTTTCGGGCGCACCGATCTCCGTACTTTACGAAGGGGATCAGCCCATCAATCTGGTCCTTCGGCTCGACGAAGAAAGCCGCCGGAATTTTTCGGACCTGGAAAACACCTACCTGTCATCGCCCGTTACGGGCAGCAGCGTTCCACTTCGGCAGATCGCCACGCTGCAACCCGAGTGGCAAACCGGTCGCATTATGCACCGCAACGGCGTTCGGACGCTGACGGTTCAATGCGAGCCCAGCGGCAATGTTCTACCCTCGGAAATTCTGAAAGCCATCCAGCCCCAGATTGCCAAGCTTGATCTTCCCGTTGGCTACAGCATCCAATACGGGGGTGAAGATGAAAACCGCCGAGCCACGTTCAGTCAGATGGTTGGCGCGCTGGGAATCAGCCTGGTGCTTATTTTCCTGATCCTACTTTTCCAGTTCCGCAACCTGAAAGAATCGCTGGTCGTCATGGCGTCGATTCCGCTTAGTCTGTTCGGTGCCTTGCTGGGTCTGGTACTCACCGGCAACCCGTTTGGCTTTACCGCTTTCATGGGGCTCATCAGCTTATCGGGCATCGTTGTCCGCAACGCCATTATCCTGGTCGATTACGCCAATGAACTGATGCGAAAAGGCATGGACGTTCGTACAGCAGCGATAGAAGCCGGAAAACGACGGTTGCGTCCGATTTTCCTGACGACGATGGCCGCAGCGATTGGGGTTGTCCCCATGATTTTGTCGGGTTCACCGATGTGGAGTCCGCTGGCGAGTGTCCTTGCCGTGGGGGTCATTTTCTCGATGGTCATGGCGCTGCTTGTCATACCGGTTCTGTTTGTGATGACGGTCAAAAAGGAAAAAACGGTTACCGTAGCCACCACCTAGATTCAGTCAGTTATGAAGTGTCGTATCGTATTCGTACTCTGTATTTTCGTATTCATCAACCCAGCGCTCCGGGCGCAGACGATCACGCTTGCCCAGGCGCAGGAACAAGCTATTCAGCAAAACCGACGCCTTAAAATTGCCCGCTACAAGGTGGACGAAACAAGCTATAAAATTACGGAAGCGCGCAGTCGGCTTTACCCGTTGATCGTCGCCAACGGCATGTACACCTACAACGGTGTCACGCAGGATCTGACCTTGCCGCGCGGTTCTATCAGCGTGTTACCCGGTGCAACGCCCATCCCGTTACCGCAGCAGGACCTGACCTTGTTCAGGGCAAAACATCATCTATTTCTCGGCAATGTGCTGGCGTATCAACCCATCAGCCTGCTCGGAAAAATTAAGGACGGCATTAAAGTAGCCCAGGCCGACGTTGATTTAGCCAACACGCAGGTTAGCCAGGCGGAGCTGGCGATTCGGCAAGGGGTAGAAAAACTGTATTTCGGTCTGTTGATTGCTCAGAAGCAGCAGCAACAGGCTTTAGCCACCATTGCATTGACGCAGGCGAAGCTATACGATCTGGAAAGTGCCCTGCTGGCTGGTAAAACCGACCCGGTCAACAAAGTAGGATTACAAGCCGATCTGGCGAACCAGCAGCAGCAGCTTCTGCAAACCAACAACCAGATCGAAGACTATACCGCCGATCTGAACGAACTGATGGGGCAACCCACTGGAACGGCCTTGACCCCAACACCACTAGCCGATTCGCTGCCGGTTCTTCCCCCGGTCGAAACGTTTTTAGAGCGGGCCAAAAGCGGTAATCTAGAGGTTCGTCAGGCCGACCAGACCAGCCAGAAAGCGTCGCTTGGCGTACAGGCCGCCCGGAAGGATTACATTCCAACCGTCGGGGCCGTTGGTGGTTATTTGTTCCAGAATGTTATTTCCGACCTTCCGCAGAGTAATTACTTTCTGGGCTTGCAGGTAAGCTATACTATCGTTGATTTCGGTCGGCGCAAAGCGTCGCTTAACCAGCGACTTTCGCAGCAGAAGCAGGCCGACGAAAACCGGCAGTACACCCAGGAACACATTACCGGCGAAGTCGAGAAAGCGTACCGAAAAGCCCGACAGGCGGCAGCGCTGCTACCCGTTGCGGCTCAGGCGGCTCAATACCGGCGCGATGAATTCAAGCTAAAGAATGATCGATTGATTGCTGGTCTAGCGCTCAAGCGTGATGTGCTGGAAACACAGGCCGCCCTCACCAAAGCCGAAGTTGATTTGTACGCAGCACAACTAGCCTATCGCCTGGCTGTCTCCGATTTGCACCTGTTAACAGGCACACTCCGCTAACCTGGTTCTTGTCTGTCAGCTGACCAACCAAAAAATGGCCGCATCCCAGCAGGATGCGGCCATTTGGTTAACAATTCACCTAGACTTTATGCGCTTAAAACGCTTTCCCTATACTTGGAGGACCGTCAACACAATCAACTGTTAGGATTTGGTCCCGGATGAAGCTGAAACCAAAAGCCAGTTCATTTCTTACCGAATTACTAGTGATCATCCGCTTATACCGTTCTAATGCATACCACTTCGCTTATTTTCGCCAACAACCGGTGACGCTTTGGGTTACTCTTATAGAGGCCACTGTGTCCGTTGCTGGACACGCATCAAACCCATGTGGCTTTTACTACTACCGAAACGTTATGGAAAAGGACACAAACAAAAAATTCTTTGCCAACATTGTCCCGATACTCAAGGACTCTTTTAACGGCTTTTTGGATGATCGCTGCCTGAAACTAAGCGCAGCTCTTGCCTACTATACGGTGTTTTCGCTGGCCCCGCTGCTGGTGTTGATTATTTCGCTGATCAGCGTTTTTCTCGGCCAGGAAGCTATTCAGGGGGAAATTTTTTCGCAACTCAACGGACTGGTGGGCAACGAAGCGGCCAAACAGATTCAGGATATGATCAAGAGTGTAGAGCTATCAGGCAAAACGAACACGGCCTTGGCTATCGGGATTGTCACATTGTTACTGGGTGCCACCAGTATTTTCGTAGAAATTCAAGATTCCGTCAATATGATCTGGCGGGTTAAGGCGAAACCAAAACGCGGCTGGTTAAAACTCGTCAAGGATCGTCTGCTTTCGTCGTCGTTAATCATCAGCTTGGGCTTCCTGCTCCTGGTATCGTTGATTGTCAACGGTCTTGTACTGGCCTTGAGTGGTTTCCTTACTCGCTACATTCCAGGTCTTGGCGTTTTCCTGATCAGTGCGATTAACCTGGCTATTAGCACCGGGGTCGTCGCAGTGCTCTTCGGCGTTATTTTCAAAGTATTACCCGACGCCAAAATTGCCTGGAAAGACGTGCGCTGGGGTGCGTTCTTTACGGCTTTGCTGTTCATGCTGGGTCGCTACCTCATCGGTCTGTACATCGAAACGACTAGTACTAGTTCGGCTTACGGAGCTGCCGGTTCGCTCATTGTTATCCTGACCTGGATCTACTACACGGCAGCCATCCTGTACTTTGGCGCGGAATTCACGCAGGCCTACGCAAACCACGTCGGCATTCGGATCGAACCGGCAGACTATGCCGTGTACGTCGAGCAAACCGAACGGGAACGCACCGACGTTAAAAGTATTCCCGTTGAGCAGAAAGCGGCTTCAAGTCGTTAATTCGACGTAAATAATGAATTTTATTCATTGATAGTCAATCAATTAATAGTCATTTTTGTGTCGTTTTTTGTCATCCCGAGGAACGACAAAAAATAACCATTATTCACGTTAATTCAGGGCGTTTTCTGTTGTTGACAGCCTTTCGTTTGCAAACGAAAGGCTGTTTTTTTATGCGTTTTCTACCGTTGGGTGGCGGCCACAAACCGAAGCAAATCCTGATAGATGATGTTCTTCTTCCAGAACAACTGCGTGACCATCGCGATGTGTTTTTTGCGGGGCAACTCCGTGAACTCATACTTTACACCCACTTCCTTGAGCCGCTGACTGAACTTGCGGGCGCTCCGAGCAATACTTGGATACGTACGCTCCCCTACAAATAGCAGCATGGGCGGTGTACGGGCATCGACATGGTACAGAGCCGATACCGCCCGCCAGACCGCCGGGTCTTTTCCGAACGGAATGAGGTATTTTTCGTCGTCAGGGTATTCCATTTTTTGCAGGTAATCATACATATCGAGTCCCGCCGGATCATCGAGGATTGCCCCTTTGATGGGATTGCGATCCAAACCCAGTTTCGTAAAATACGCATCGTCGGTAGCGAGCAGGGCCGCCAGTCCGCCCCCCGCCGAATGTCCCATCACAAAAATCCGACCCGGATCACCACCGTATTCGGAGATGTGCTGCGCTGCCCAGCGAACCGCCCTGGCACAGTCGTCCGCTTGCTCCGGTACTTCTACATCAGGGGAAAGCCGGTAGTTGATCACGACAGCCACCACACCTTGCTTAGCCAATCGTCGCCCGATAAATGCGTACAGGCTCTTGCGGCCACTATTCCAGTTTCCGCCGTGAATAAACACCACAACCGGGCGACCCAAAACCACTTTATCGGTAGGCGCATACACATCAAGCTGATGCCGCTCGGCATCATAGTCGGGATAATCAGCGTTCACGTACGCAATATCCTTGGTTCGCCGACTGGCGCGGGCAAACGTGTATTCATTCGCCAAAATTAAAACGGTCAATAGTACAAACAGGGTAACGGGCGCAAGCGCGAAAAAGCGAAAGAAAGTCATTATTGAAAGCGAACGGAGTAAACCCGCTTCAGGTATACAAACTCGATTCGGGATTTGTTCTGTTCTCGTTCTGCTTTCCCCACCTGAATTCTTTTTGCAAAACACGACGTAACGGTTCGGTAACAAATACCAACAGTAGGACAGTACAGGAAAGCCCTTCTCCGTGTGTCTACTACATTTGGTCAAATCAAAAAGCGAAACACACACCGCTGCTTCCGGCGGCTTATCAACTATGTCAACCACGACAAAATCATTTCAGCACGTCAGTTATTTATGGGATGAAGCCAAAGCGGCAGAACTGGCTGGCGACGAGGTAGGGCTGTTAATTTACCGGTCTAACCTGCTCGGGGCCGATCTGCGCCTGACCAACTACGGGGGCGGCAATACGTCCTGCAAAGCGACGGCTAAAGATCCGCTAACGGGTCAGGACACCGAAGTTATGTGGGTAAAAGGGTCCGGTGGTGACTTGGGTACGCTAAAACGCAGCGGACTGGCGGCTTTGTACGTAGACCGTCTGCGGAGCCTTAAAACCATTTACCGGGGGCTCGAATTCGAGGATGAAATGGTCGAGCTGTTCAACCACTGCATTTTCGATCTGTCGTCAAAAGCGCCGTCTATCGATACCCCCCTGCACGGTTTTCTGCCGTTCAAGCACATCGACCACCTCCACCCCGACGCAGCCATTGCCATCGCAGCAGCCAAGGACGGCAAACAGATTGTGCAGGATTTATTCGGTGGTACACTCGGCTGGGTAGACTGGCAACGTCCCGGCTTTGATCTGGGTCTGAAACTGGAAGCGTGCGTTCAGGCCAATCCGGGCATCCAGGGTATTTTCCTCGGTTCGCACGGTTTGTTTACCTGGGGCGACACGGCGTACGAAAGCTACGTTAACACGCTGGAAGTCATTGAACGGTGCGCCGAATACCTCGAAGAAAACTACGGCAAAAAAGGGCCTATTTTCGGGGGTACGAAATTGGAATCCGTCGAAAAAGACGACCGGTTGAAACAGGCTGCGGCACTGGCTCCCATCCTGCGCGGGTTCTGCTCGAATCAGCAACCGATGGTCGGCCACTTTACCGACGACGACCGCGTTTTGCAATTTATCAACTCGGCGGATCTTGACCGGCTGGCTCCGATGGGTACCTCCTGCCCCGACCACTTTCTGCGCACAAAAATTAGTCCGCTCGTGCTGGAACTGGCTCCCAACGACGACTTGTCCGACGCGCAGGCTGTCAAAGCGAAACTAACCCCGGCGTTTGAGGCCTACCGGGCCATGTACGAGGATTATTACAACACCTGCAAGCATCCCAACAGCCCAGCCATTCGCGACAAAAATCCGGTGGTCATTCTGTATCCGGGGGTGGGTATGTTCACCTTCGCCAAAGACAAGCAGACCGCCCGCGTAGCCGCCGAATTTTACATCAACGCCATCAACGTAATGCGCGGGGCCGAGGCCATTTCGGAATACACATCGCTACCTCGTCAGGAAGCGTTTAACATCGAGTACTGGCTTTTGGAAGAAGCCAAGCTGCAACGGATGCCGAAACCCAAGCCGCTGACGGGCCGGATTGCCTTGGTTACGGGCAGTGCGGGTGGTATCGGTAAAGCAATCGCCAAACGGTTTCAGGCCGAAGGGGCCGTGGTGGTCATCAACGACAACGACGCCGACCGGCTGAAAGGAGCCGATGACGAATTCAACCAGCAGTACGGCAAGGACGCTTACGCATCGGCGCTCCTCGACGTTACGGATGGCGCAAGCATTCGGAAAGCCTACGATGTGGCGGCACTGGCATTCGGTGGTGTAGACATTGTGGTCAACTGCGCCGGTCTGTCGATTTCCAAACCCATTGAAGAGCATACCGAGAAAGACTGGGACTTGCTGTACGATGTACTCGTAAAAGGCCAGTTTCTGGTAACCCAGCAAGGAGTCGAGATCATGCGCAAACAAGCGATTGGGGGCGACGTACTGAACATCGTCAGCAAGAACGCCCTGGTGTCGGGTCCCAACAACGCGGGCTACGGATCGGCCAAAGCCGCGCAACTGCACCTGAGCCGACTGAATGCCGCCGAACTGGGCAAAGACCACATCCGGGTGAACGTGATCAACCCCGACGCGGTCATTTCCGATAGTAAAATCTGGGCGGGAGCCTGGGCCGAAGGTCGCGCCAAAGCCTACGGCGTAACGGTCGAGGAATTGCCTGCCTACTACGCCAAACGTACCCTCTTGAACGAGATCATTTTGCCCGACGACATTGCCAATGCGTGCTTTGCCTTTGTCGGTGGCCTGCTGAACAAATCGACGGGTAACGTACTGAACGTTGACGGTGGCGTAGCAATGGCTTTTGTTCGATAAACTTCAATCCTAAACCCTTATGCAACTCGAATCGTATCAAATTGCCGACCATAACAACAGCCTTCAGGAAAGTCACCAGCGTAAACTGGCGTACTGGACCGAAGAACTGGCGAACGCGGAAGCGATCATTGCAAAACTTATTGATTTTCAGATCGCTATTCCGAGCTGGGCGCTGGGAACGGGTGGCACTCGCTTCGGGCGGTTCGCCGGGGGCGGTGAGCCGCGTTCCCTGGAAGAAAAGCTCGAAGACATCGGTTTGCTGCACGCCCTGAACCAGTCGAGCGGAGCCATTTCGCTGCACATTCCCTGGGATATTCCGACGGACCCCGAAGCAATCAAACAACTAGCCGCTCAGCATGGTATCCGGTTCGATGCCATGAACTCGAACACGTTTCAGGATCAGCCGGACCAGCCGCTCAGCTATAAGTTCGGGTCGTTGCAGCACGTCGATCCGGCGGTTCGGCAGCAGGCTATCGACCACAACATCGAGGTAATTCGGCACGGTATTGCGCTTGGCTCCGATTCGCTGACGGTCTGGCTGTCGGATGGGTCCTGTTTTCCGGGTCAGCTCAATTTCCGCAAGGCGTTTGACCGGACATTAGGCAGCCTTCAGGCGATCTACGAAGCCCTGCCCGACGACTGGAAACTGCTCGTTGAATACAAAGCCTACGAACCGAATTTTTATTCGACTACGATTGGCGACTGGGGTTCGTCGTTGCTGTACGCCACCAAGCTCGGTCCCAAAGCCTACACGCTGGTCGATCTGGGTCACCACCTGCCCAATGCCAACATCGAGCAAATCGTTGCTATTCTGCTGAACGAGAAAAAACTCGGCGGTTTTCATTTTAACGACTCCAAATACGGGGACGACGATTTAACGGCGGGCAGCATCAAACCCTACCAGCTGTTTCTGATCTTCAACGAACTCGTTGACGGATTGGACGCGCGCGGTCTGGATCACGCAACGAGTCTGGGCTGGATGATCGACGCTTCGCACAACGTGAAAGACCCGCTGGAAGATTTGCTCCAATCCGTTGAAGCGATCCAACTGGCCTACGCGCAGGCGCTGCTGGTCGATCGGGTGGCCCTGGAAGAAGCACGGGAAGCCAACGATGTCGTTCGGGCGCAGGAGATCTTGCAGGAAGCGTTCCGTACCGACATTCGACCGCTGGTAGCCGAAGCCCGTCGGCGGGCGGGCGGTGCGCTCCAACCGCTGGCTTTATTTCGCCAGTTAGCCGTCCGCCAGAAGCTTATCGGCGAACGCGGTGCCAAGACCATCGCCACCGGTTTATAAGTGATACCGGTTACGGAACGCAACCGTCATGCGTTCCGTAACCGGTATTTTCGATCATTCTTATTGCCTACCCCCCGCCCTATGCCTGCAACGCCTGTTATCGCCATTTTCGACGTTGGCAAGACGAATAAAAAACTGTTTTTGTTTAATGAGCAATACGACATTGTCTGGGAAAAGACGACGCAGTTTGACGAAACGGCCGACGATGACGGTGACCCCTGCGAAGACGTAGCGCGGTTGGCGGATTGGGTACGCGATTCGTTGCAGGAGGCTGAAAAACTCAATGAATTCACGATCAGAGCCGTCAACTTTTCCGCTTACGGAGCCAGTTTTGTCCATCTGGATACGGATGGTAACGTAGTGGGTCACCTGTACAATTACCTCAAGCCATTTCCAGCAGCGTTACGGCGGCAATTTTACGCAACCTATGGCAGCGAAAGCGACCTATCGGTGCAAACGGCCTCACCCGCGCTGGATAGCCTGAATTCGGGTCTGATGCTGTATCGGCTCAAGCACGATAAACCGGCGCTATTTACTCGCACCACGTGTTCGCTGCACTTACCGCAGTACCTGAGCTACCTCGTTACGGGGCAATGCTTCTCGGATCTGACCAGCATTGGCTGTCACACGATGCTATGGGATTTCGTAAAAAACGATTACCACGACTGGGTAAAAGCGGAAGGAATCGACCAACGTCTGGCTCCGATTTTCCCGTCGGATGCCGTGGTATCGACCCACGATACGACCTTGCCGTATCCGGTTGGCATTGGTCTGCACGATAGTTCGGCGGCTCTCATTCCGTACCTGGCTTCGTTTCAGGACGCACCCTTTATCTTGATCTCAACCGGTACCTGGTCGATCAGCATGAACCCGTTCAATACCAGCCCGATCTCACCCGAAGAATTGCAGTATGATTGTTTGTGCTACCTGCATTACAAAGGTCATCCCGTGAAAGCATCGCGCTTGTTTGCGGGTTACGAACACGAACAGCAGACTAAACGACTGGCGGAGTATTTCAACGCGCCCGTTGACTATTACAAAACGGTTGCCTACAATCCAGGCACCATCCAGTCGTTGCGCACCAACCGGCCCGATTCCGGCACCAATTTCGATCAGGTAAAAAACCCACCCATGCAGGAATCGCTGTTCGGCTACCGGGATCTAGCTCATTTTCAAACGTACGAAGAAGCGTATCATCAGCTGATGCTGGACATCGTGGCTCAGCAGTTGATTTCGACGGATCTGGTGCTTGAAAATTCACCCGTCAAGCGGTTATTTGTGGATGGCGGATTCAGCAAAAACCCGATTTACATGGCTTTGCTGGCAACGGCTTTTCCGCAAACGGACGTGTATGCCGCTTCGGTAGCGCAGGCGACCGCGTTAGGTGCCGCCCTGGCTATTCATCAGCACTGGAACAAGCAGCCTATTCCGACCGAAATCATCCAATTGAAACTGTACACCGCTGACTCCGTAGCTAGTTCGTCGCCATTGACCAACCGGTAAAGCTCGTTACAAGCCGTTATCATCGCCCCAGACTCTTTTTTAGAGACTATTCAAAAATTTGTTTTATACCATTTCCATCCTGGCTCCGGCGAAATGGCCCGATGCCAAGACCGGGTCGCCGGGCCGGGTGGCCGGAGCCAGGACAAAAAACGTCCACTTCGGTTCGTCAGGACAAAATTTAGACAGCCTCTTACAACCTGAAACTGATTCGGGAAAGCACGTCGGTGCCGACGCGGGCGATAAATCGGTACTCCCCCGACGCGGGTAAAGTTATTGACTCGGTAATTTGGGCAGTGTTCACATATTGTTTTTCAAACATGACAACACCCTGGCTATCGGTGACGTGCACATCAATTGTTTTTGGACTGGGAATGGCTACTTTGATCGTGGCGGAACCGGTAGCCACATTGGGGTAAATGGCTAGTTGCCCCTCAAACCGCACATCCGTATTCGTCGGATTATCGACATCCACCGCAAAGGCATCCAACAAACAACCGGATTGATCGGTAACCGTATAAGTCGCTGACGCTGTCGGCGCTACGTTGATCGTCCTACCCGTTTGGCCCGAACTCCAGGTATAATTACCGGGCCACGATGCCGTCAGGGTAAGCGGCTTACCGGGCGTCGTCAAAAAATAACGACGTTGATTCACTTTCTTCAGCACGGTAAATTTGTCGCGGACAACCCCATCGGCAGCCACCCACTGTGCATCGAGCCGGTTGTCGGTAACGTCGATGACCATCGAGCCGCCCACCTGGTTATCTGAATACACCATAGCCGGATGCGGATATCCCACAGACTGCCAGCCCAGTTGCCCACCACTCCCGTTAACGACGTAGATCGTACCCGCCTGCTTATTCATGATCGGGCACGAATTGGGCGAACCGTCGTAGCGGGCGTTGCCAGTCGACACCGCGTGTTGACTCTTGTCGAACGTGGTCGATTGCCCGTAATGACCTTTCATCAGATAGCTACGCTCGTACAAATGGCTATGGCCCGACAAGACCAGATCAACCTGATACTGCTCCAGAATAGGCAATAGCTGCTGGCGGATTTGAATCAGATCGTTGGCGTTATCCGAATCATGCGACCCTTTGGTATAGGGCGGGTGGTGAAAAAACACGATCGTCCAGGGCTGGCGATTAGCGGCTAGATCCTTTACGAGCCATTGCGCCTGCCGACCGTTTGGGTCATACACGCGGCCACCG contains the following coding sequences:
- a CDS encoding TIM barrel protein; its protein translation is MQLESYQIADHNNSLQESHQRKLAYWTEELANAEAIIAKLIDFQIAIPSWALGTGGTRFGRFAGGGEPRSLEEKLEDIGLLHALNQSSGAISLHIPWDIPTDPEAIKQLAAQHGIRFDAMNSNTFQDQPDQPLSYKFGSLQHVDPAVRQQAIDHNIEVIRHGIALGSDSLTVWLSDGSCFPGQLNFRKAFDRTLGSLQAIYEALPDDWKLLVEYKAYEPNFYSTTIGDWGSSLLYATKLGPKAYTLVDLGHHLPNANIEQIVAILLNEKKLGGFHFNDSKYGDDDLTAGSIKPYQLFLIFNELVDGLDARGLDHATSLGWMIDASHNVKDPLEDLLQSVEAIQLAYAQALLVDRVALEEAREANDVVRAQEILQEAFRTDIRPLVAEARRRAGGALQPLALFRQLAVRQKLIGERGAKTIATGL
- a CDS encoding alpha/beta hydrolase; the protein is MTFFRFFALAPVTLFVLLTVLILANEYTFARASRRTKDIAYVNADYPDYDAERHQLDVYAPTDKVVLGRPVVVFIHGGNWNSGRKSLYAFIGRRLAKQGVVAVVINYRLSPDVEVPEQADDCARAVRWAAQHISEYGGDPGRIFVMGHSAGGGLAALLATDDAYFTKLGLDRNPIKGAILDDPAGLDMYDYLQKMEYPDDEKYLIPFGKDPAVWRAVSALYHVDARTPPMLLFVGERTYPSIARSARKFSQRLKEVGVKYEFTELPRKKHIAMVTQLFWKKNIIYQDLLRFVAATQR
- a CDS encoding TolC family protein; the encoded protein is MKCRIVFVLCIFVFINPALRAQTITLAQAQEQAIQQNRRLKIARYKVDETSYKITEARSRLYPLIVANGMYTYNGVTQDLTLPRGSISVLPGATPIPLPQQDLTLFRAKHHLFLGNVLAYQPISLLGKIKDGIKVAQADVDLANTQVSQAELAIRQGVEKLYFGLLIAQKQQQQALATIALTQAKLYDLESALLAGKTDPVNKVGLQADLANQQQQLLQTNNQIEDYTADLNELMGQPTGTALTPTPLADSLPVLPPVETFLERAKSGNLEVRQADQTSQKASLGVQAARKDYIPTVGAVGGYLFQNVISDLPQSNYFLGLQVSYTIVDFGRRKASLNQRLSQQKQADENRQYTQEHITGEVEKAYRKARQAAALLPVAAQAAQYRRDEFKLKNDRLIAGLALKRDVLETQAALTKAEVDLYAAQLAYRLAVSDLHLLTGTLR
- a CDS encoding purple acid phosphatase family protein → MIRKYTAPVLWLVCLFLSEAAANAQTVTRSPYLQVVTPTSITVRWRTDQPTTSRVRFGANADQLTQAVSDPALTTEHVVTLTGLQAATRYFYAIGTNTNDLMASGEQYFQTSPTAGSTVPVRIWALGDFGSGTANQFAVLEKYRNATKDRPADIWLWLGDNAYNQGYDSQYQQNVFNVYTDLLKRLPVWPTPGNHEYVDNPNNLDIDYFRLVNVPQQAEAGGVASGSKRNYSFDYANIHFVSLDSQGNDGGRVYDPNGRQAQWLVKDLAANRQPWTIVFFHHPPYTKGSHDSDNANDLIQIRQQLLPILEQYQVDLVLSGHSHLYERSYLMKGHYGQSTTFDKSQHAVSTGNARYDGSPNSCPIMNKQAGTIYVVNGSGGQLGWQSVGYPHPAMVYSDNQVGGSMVIDVTDNRLDAQWVAADGVVRDKFTVLKKVNQRRYFLTTPGKPLTLTASWPGNYTWSSGQTGRTINVAPTASATYTVTDQSGCLLDAFAVDVDNPTNTDVRFEGQLAIYPNVATGSATIKVAIPSPKTIDVHVTDSQGVVMFEKQYVNTAQITESITLPASGEYRFIARVGTDVLSRISFRL
- a CDS encoding YihY/virulence factor BrkB family protein produces the protein MEKDTNKKFFANIVPILKDSFNGFLDDRCLKLSAALAYYTVFSLAPLLVLIISLISVFLGQEAIQGEIFSQLNGLVGNEAAKQIQDMIKSVELSGKTNTALAIGIVTLLLGATSIFVEIQDSVNMIWRVKAKPKRGWLKLVKDRLLSSSLIISLGFLLLVSLIVNGLVLALSGFLTRYIPGLGVFLISAINLAISTGVVAVLFGVIFKVLPDAKIAWKDVRWGAFFTALLFMLGRYLIGLYIETTSTSSAYGAAGSLIVILTWIYYTAAILYFGAEFTQAYANHVGIRIEPADYAVYVEQTERERTDVKSIPVEQKAASSR
- a CDS encoding bifunctional aldolase/short-chain dehydrogenase — translated: MSTTTKSFQHVSYLWDEAKAAELAGDEVGLLIYRSNLLGADLRLTNYGGGNTSCKATAKDPLTGQDTEVMWVKGSGGDLGTLKRSGLAALYVDRLRSLKTIYRGLEFEDEMVELFNHCIFDLSSKAPSIDTPLHGFLPFKHIDHLHPDAAIAIAAAKDGKQIVQDLFGGTLGWVDWQRPGFDLGLKLEACVQANPGIQGIFLGSHGLFTWGDTAYESYVNTLEVIERCAEYLEENYGKKGPIFGGTKLESVEKDDRLKQAAALAPILRGFCSNQQPMVGHFTDDDRVLQFINSADLDRLAPMGTSCPDHFLRTKISPLVLELAPNDDLSDAQAVKAKLTPAFEAYRAMYEDYYNTCKHPNSPAIRDKNPVVILYPGVGMFTFAKDKQTARVAAEFYINAINVMRGAEAISEYTSLPRQEAFNIEYWLLEEAKLQRMPKPKPLTGRIALVTGSAGGIGKAIAKRFQAEGAVVVINDNDADRLKGADDEFNQQYGKDAYASALLDVTDGASIRKAYDVAALAFGGVDIVVNCAGLSISKPIEEHTEKDWDLLYDVLVKGQFLVTQQGVEIMRKQAIGGDVLNIVSKNALVSGPNNAGYGSAKAAQLHLSRLNAAELGKDHIRVNVINPDAVISDSKIWAGAWAEGRAKAYGVTVEELPAYYAKRTLLNEIILPDDIANACFAFVGGLLNKSTGNVLNVDGGVAMAFVR
- a CDS encoding FGGY-family carbohydrate kinase, whose translation is MPATPVIAIFDVGKTNKKLFLFNEQYDIVWEKTTQFDETADDDGDPCEDVARLADWVRDSLQEAEKLNEFTIRAVNFSAYGASFVHLDTDGNVVGHLYNYLKPFPAALRRQFYATYGSESDLSVQTASPALDSLNSGLMLYRLKHDKPALFTRTTCSLHLPQYLSYLVTGQCFSDLTSIGCHTMLWDFVKNDYHDWVKAEGIDQRLAPIFPSDAVVSTHDTTLPYPVGIGLHDSSAALIPYLASFQDAPFILISTGTWSISMNPFNTSPISPEELQYDCLCYLHYKGHPVKASRLFAGYEHEQQTKRLAEYFNAPVDYYKTVAYNPGTIQSLRTNRPDSGTNFDQVKNPPMQESLFGYRDLAHFQTYEEAYHQLMLDIVAQQLISTDLVLENSPVKRLFVDGGFSKNPIYMALLATAFPQTDVYAASVAQATALGAALAIHQHWNKQPIPTEIIQLKLYTADSVASSSPLTNR